TCATACCGCAACGCTTCTATCGGATTCAACGAAGCGGCGCGCCGCGCCGGATAATATCCGAAAATAATTCCAATGGCCGCGGATACGCCGAACGCCAAAGCGATTGACGAAAAAGAAACTTGTGTAGCAATACCCGCGA
The sequence above is a segment of the bacterium genome. Coding sequences within it:
- a CDS encoding ABC transporter permease, which codes for AGIATQVSFSSIALAFGVSAAIGIIFGYYPARRAASLNPIEALRYE